One part of the Solanum dulcamara chromosome 8, daSolDulc1.2, whole genome shotgun sequence genome encodes these proteins:
- the LOC129901433 gene encoding mannan endo-1,4-beta-mannosidase 5, producing the protein MASFQRIISCIFVLFLLSLAFACEARVLLDNNANEGFVRVNGAHFELNGSPFLFNGFNSYWLMHVAAEPSERYKVTEVLREASSAGLSVCRTWAFSDGGDRALQISPGVYDERVFQGLDFVIAEAKKYGLSLILSFVNNYNDFGGKAQYAQWARNVGAQINGEDDFYTNYIIKDYYKNHIKKVVTRFNTITGMAYKDDSTIMAWELMNEPRNQADYSGNTVNTWIQEMASFVKSLDNKHLLEIGMEGFYGDSMPDRKSVNPGFQVGTDFISNHLIKEIDFATIHAYTDQWLSGQSDDVQMIFMQRWMISHWQDAKNILKKPLVLAEFGKSSKDPGYNQNIRDTFMSSVYRNIYSFAKDGGTMGGSLIWQLVAQGMENYDDGYCIELGKNPSTAGIITGQSHAMTALAHLVRL; encoded by the exons atgGCTTCTTTTCAAAGAATAATTAGTTGTATTTTTGTGCTTTTTCTTTTGTCCTTAGCTTTTGCATGTGAAGCTAGGGTTTTACTTGATAATAATGCGAATGAAGGGTTTGTTAGAGTCAATGGTGCACATTTTGAACTCAATGGATCACCTTTTTTATTCAATGGTTTCAACTCCTACTGGCTAATGCATGTTGCTGCTGAGCCTAGTGAGAGGTACAAGGTCACTGAGGTCCTCCGTGAAGCATCTTCTGCAGGGCTCTCAGTATGTCGTACTTGGGCTTTTAGTGATGGAGGCGATAGAGCACTACAAATTTCACCTGGTGTTTATGATGAACGTGTTTTTCAG GGTTTGGATTTTGTTATAGCAGAGGCTAAGAAGTATGGACTTAGCTTAATCTTGAGCTTTGTAAACAATTACAACGACTTTGGAGGGAAAGCTCAATATGCTCAATGGGCACGAAATGTGGGAGCTCAAATAAATGGGGAAGATGATTTCTACactaattatattattaaagATTATTACAAGAATCACATTAAG AAAGTTGTTACAAGGTTCAATACCATTACTGGAATGGCTTATAAAGATGATTCAACTATCATGGCATGGGAACTCATGAATGAGCCCCGCAACCAAGCTGATTATTCTGGAAATACTGTTAAC ACGTGGATTCAAGAAATGGCAAGTTTTGTGAAATCACTTGATAACAAACACTTGCTGGAAATAGGAATGGAGGGATTTTATGGTGATTCAATGCCGGATAGGAAGTCAGTTAACCCTGGTTTCCAAGTTGGGACAGACTTTATTAGTAACCATTTAATCAAAGAGATCGATTTTGCCACTATTCATGCATACACTGATCAATG GTTATCTGGTCAAAGTGATGATGTTCAAATGATATTCATGCAAAGATGGATGATAAGTCATTGGCAAGACGCAAAAAACATACTTAAAAAACCATTGGTTCTAGCTGAATTTGGCAAGTCAAGTAAAGATCCAGGATACAATCAAAATATACGCGATACATTTATGAGCAGTGTATACAGAAACATCTATAGTTTCGCAAAAGATGGAGGAACGATGGGAGGAAGCTTAATATGGCAGCTCGTTGCACAAGGAATGGAGAATTATGACGATGGTTATTGTATTGAATTGGGAAAAAATCCATCCACTGCTGGAATTATTACAGGACAATCTCATGCCATGACAGCTTTGGCTCATTTGGTTCGACTTTAG